TGTTCGGTACGTTGTCGCGCAACGCTTCAGCGCAGGTCGGCGGCGCACTGCGTGCGAATCTCGCGCAGGACGCACAGGGTGGCATCGGCCGGCTTTGCCGTCACATGATCACCGGCCGCTATCCTTTCGTGCGCAACTCGACTCACGACGTCGCCCTCGACGATTTCTCGAAGCTGTTCGCCCCAGGCGGGCTGATGGACGACTTCTTCCAGAAACGTCTTACGTCGCAGATCGACGCCAGCGGCGCCCGCTGGCGCTTCAGACGCGATGCGAGCGGCGCCGCATCCGGCGACGCGCGCCTCGCGAGCGCATTTCAGAATGCCGACATCATCCGCACCGCATTCTTTCCGGCTAATACGACGACGCCCACGCTGCGGATCGAGTTCGTGCCGCTCGAACTCGATCCGGCCATCGCGCAGTACACGCTGGACGTCGACGGCCAGACGCTGCGCTATGCGCACGGTCCGCAGATTCCCGTGACGATGCAGTGGCCCAATCCGGGCGGAACCGGACAGGTTAGCTTGCAGATCGGCACGGCGAACGGCGGCAACGGTGTGCAAGGTCAACAAGGCCTGCAAGGTCTGCAAGGCGGTCTCGTCGGCGGCGTGCAGAACACCATGCAAAACAGCGCGCAAGGCGGCTTGCAGACTCAAGGACCGTGGGCGCTGTACCGCCTGCTCGACAAGGCTCGCGTGACGCCGGGCGCGACGCCGGAAAGCTTCGTCGCCAGCTTCGATTTCAACGGACGCAAGCTGTCGCTGCGCGTCACCGCCAGCAGCAGCTACAACCCGTTCAGGTTGCCGCAGATGGACGCCTTTTCGTGCCCATCGTGACGCCATCCAGCAGGATTCCCCCTATGCCCCTTTCCCGCTTTCAACCGATCCGCCTGACCATCGTCGCCGGTCACGGCGAGGCCCTGCCGAACCAACCGGGCGCGCTCTTCGATGCGGCCGGCGGATCGATCGGCCGCGCCGCCGACAACCACCTCGTTCTGGCCGACGATGACGACGACGCGACGATCGCACGTCACCACGCGCGACTCACCGTCGACGGCAACGCATGGCTGCTCGCCAATACCAGCGAGCACGCGGCGATCGCGGTCAACGGCAAGCTCGTCGCGCCGCGCGAGCGGACAGCATTGCGCGCCGGCGACATCGTCAATATCGGCGCCTACGTGTTGCGAGCCGAAGCCGCCAGCGCGGAACCAGCGTGGGATCAGCACGAGGGCTTCGCGCGAAACGCCCAGCCTTCAGCCGCCCATGCTACCGATACGTTCAATCCACTGCGCTACGACGCAACGCCAACGCGCGACGCATCAAATGATCGCCCGCTCGACCACGCGCAGTTCACGCCATTGCACGATCTGCTCGACACGCCCTTGGACCCGCTCGCGCTGTTCGGCGCACCGGCGTCCGACTGGCCGGGTAGTCGCTGGAACGACACCGCATGGCACGACCCAAGCGCCACGGATCTGTTCGACGATCTCGGCTCGACGCCAGGAACTGGATTCGAATCTCCACCCATCGCCAACGCTTCCGGTCACGCGATCCGCGACGACGTGCCGGAATTCGACGGTCATCTGCATTTGCCGATCGCCGCGCATCCGTCGCCCGTTTCTTCGGAAACGAGCGCAAGCACAGTTGCTGCCGAAATCGCCGCGGCAAGTTCCGCGGCAATGTCGACGGCGAACGCCAACGCGCACACGGCCGACTACGCCAACCCGTTCGCCCGGCTGCACGACACCATGGCGCCCGTGGTACGTGTCGCCGTTACCGTGCCGGACTACAGCGGAAAATCTCCGCGACGGGTTGCGCATCAGCCAGGTACGCTGAATAAAACGGGCAACGCGCCGCCAGCGTCGTCTCCGCCGCTACCTCCACCACCGCCGCCCGCAGCGCTCGTCCAGGCTTTCCTCGAAGGCGCCGGCATCGCCCCTTCGGCAGAGGCAGCCGCCGAAGCCGGCCTCACACCGAAACTCATGCATACCCTCGGCGCCCTCGTTCGGGCACTCAGGCAACCCGACAGCCCAAATTGACGGCGCCGCGCGCTATCGCGCCTTCCCCGCAAGGCTCGCGCGCCCCCTCTGCTATATTCTCCCCATCCTGTCCCTCTCAATTGAAGAAGCGTGGAACAACTTCCGCTCTGGGCGCAGATCGGCGCCGTCTGCCTGCTGCTCATCTGCTCCAGTTTCTTTTCGATTTCCGAAACGGCGATGATGGCGATCAACCGTCATCGTCTGAAACATCTCGCCAATCAGAACACGCTCGGCGCGAAAACCACCCAAACCCTGCTCGCCCGTACCGACCAGTTACTGAGCGTGGTGCTGATCGGCAACAACCTGTTCAATACGATCATCCCGGTGCTCACCACCTCGATCGCGCTGCACACCTTCGGCCACAACAACCTCGTGCTCTCCATCGCGACCGGCATCGTCGCGTTCCTGATCATCGTGTTCGCCGAAATCACGCCGAAGATCGTCGGCGCGACCTTCCCGGAAAAGATCGCGCTGCCCGCGAGCCTGCTGATCGCGCCGATGATGCGCGTCGCGAAACCGCTCGTCTGGTTCGTCAATCTGTTCGCCAATTCGATCCTCCGCGTCCTCCATATCAATACCAAGGGCGCGCACGATCAGCGCCTGTCCACCGAGGAGCTGCGCACCATCGTGCTCGAGTCGGGCAGCTTCATGCCCACCAAGCACCGCAGCATCCTGCTCAACCTGTTCGACCTCGAAAACATTTCCGTCGACGACGTGATGATTCCGCGCCGCCGTATCGAAGCGCTGGACTTCGACGCGCCATTCGAACAGATCCTGCATCAACTCGAAACCTGCTATCACAACAAGCTGATCGTCTACCAGGGCGATATCGACCGGGTGCTCGGCGTGCTGCACGTACGCAAGACCCTGGCTGCGCTGCACAACCAGGAACTCGAACGCGAGACCCTGCGCGAGCTGCTGGCCGAGCCGTACTTCGTGCCCTCCGGCACGCCAGTGTTCCAGCAATTGCAGTACTTCCAGGAAAGCCGCCACCGTACCGCGCTGGTGGTCAACGAGTACGGCGAACTGCAGGGCCTCGTCACGCCGGAAGACATCATCGAGGAACTGATCGGCGAATTCACCACCTCCATCCCGCGTAGCGCGAGCACGCGCGGTGGCTGGAACGACAGCGGCGAGTGCATCGTGGCGGGCAGCATGCCGTTGCGCGAACTGAACCGCTGGCTGCAACTGACGCTACCCACCGACGGCCCCAAGACGCTCAACGGCCTGATCCTCGAAATTCTCGAAGACATTCCGGATGGCGACGTCTGCGTGCAGATCGGCGACGTGAAGCTCGAAGTGATGCGCAGCGACGATCAAGCGATCCGCACCGTCAAACTCTTCAAGCCGCCCGTGCGCGGCAGCACGAAGGCCGTCAGACCCACGCGTCACTGAAGCCCGCACACACAGCATCGCAGGGTTTCGCCGCGCGCACCATTAGCCGAATGGCCGAGTGGCACTCAGACGCCTGAAAGCCGATGATCGAGCCGTCACGTTTCACAGGCGGTTCATCACCGGCATCTCATGCAGGCATCCACTCGTCACGCTTCACCCGGCTCGAACACGCCTCACTTCGCACGCAATTCCGCGGCGGGTTCCACCGACGCCGACGCAACGCCGGCCGTCCGGCTGCTCACTGAAACCTTGCAGGAAGCGACGCGCCGCAATGCGTCGGACCTGCATATCGAACCGTCGGAACACAGCTGGCGCGTGCGCTTGCGCATCGACGGCGTGCTGCATGAAACGCCGCAGCCGCCCGCGCATCTGCGTGACGCGTTCATTACGCGGGTGAAGGTTCTGGCGCGCATGGACATCGCCGAACGGCGCGTGCCGCAGGACGGCCGTCTGCGCATCGCCACGTCGCCGGGACGCACGGAGGACTATCGCGTCAACTCGTTGCCCACGCTGTTCGGCGAAAAACTCGTGCTGCGCCGGCTCGATGCGTTACCCGCCGATCTCTCGCTCGACGCGCTCGGGCTCGATCCACGGCAGCGCGATGCCGTCGATGCCGCGATCCGCTCGCCGCACGGTCTGGTGCTCGTCACGGGTCCGACCGGCAGCGGCAAAACGCTCTCGCTGTATTGCTTCCTGCAATTGCTCAACGATACGGCGCGCAATCTGTGCTCGGTGGAAGACCCGGCGGAAATCCAGCTGGCCGGCATCAACCAGGTCAGCGTGCGCGAGAAAGCGGGATTGACGTTCGCCGTGGCGCTGCGCGCATTCCTGCGGCAAGACCCGGACGTGATCATGGTCGGCGAGATCCGCGACGAGGAGACTGCGGACGTCGCCGTGAAAGCCGCACAAACCGGCCACCTGGTGTTGTCGACGCTGCATACGAACGACGCTCCGGCGGCGATCGCACGGCTCGCCGACATCGGCGTGGAGCCGTATAACCTCGCGGCAGCGCTGCGCATGGTGACGGCGCAACGATTGGTGCGACGGCTCTGCACGGCATGCCGAACGCCCATGCCGCACTCGGCTGCGGCGTTGAGAGCCGCGGGTTTCGCCGACACCGGGCTCGACGGCTGGCAGCCGTACACCGCGCGGGGCTGTCCGCAATGTCATGGCATCGGCTATCGCGGCCGGATCGGCGTGCATCAGGTCATGCCTGTATCGGAGGCGAGCGTGAACGGATCGTGGCAGGCGCGGGCGCGCATGAACTTGCGCGGCTGGCTCGCACGGAGCAGGTCGCCACGCTGCGCGACGCCGCGCTGGCACGCGTGCGCGACGGCACGACGAGTCTCGCGGAAGCCCTGTCCGCCACGGAGGTCGCGTGAGTACCGTCGCCGTCCCGCTTCGTCCGCCTGCGCTGGACCTGCGCTTCAAATGGCGCGGCGTCGATGCGCAAGGCACGCACAAACACGGCGCGCTGATCGCGGCGGACGCAAGCGCCGCGCGTGCGTTGCTCAACCGGCGCGGCAACCTGTTCATCGTCGAACTCAGAGCGCATGGGCCGGCGCCCCGCCCCAAAGCGCGCACGGCCGACGTGACTCAGTTCACGCGTCAGCTCGCCAGTCTGCTGCGCGCTGGTTTGCCGCTCGCGTCCGCACTCGATCTACTGGCGCAAACCGACGATGCGCGTCAACCCGGCATGGCTCGAATCGTCGGCGCGCTCGCGCGCGACATTGCCAGCGGCCAGCGGTTTTCCGCCGCACTCCAGCGGCACGGGGCACAGTTCAGTGCGTTCTACTGCCAGCTCGTCGAAGTCGGCGAAGCGGCGGGCGCGTTGCCCACCGTACTGGCCCGGCTCGCCGACGACCGCGAGCGCGCCGCCGCGCAACGCGCGAAGGTGCGCGCCGCGTTGACCTATCCGGGCGCGATCCTGCTGCTGGCGATGATGATCACCATCGCACTGCTCGTCTGGGTCGTGCCGACGTTCAAACAGATCTTCGACGGTTTCGGCGCCAGCTTGCCCGCGCCGACCCGGTTCGTGCTGGCGCT
The sequence above is a segment of the Paraburkholderia sp. D15 genome. Coding sequences within it:
- a CDS encoding FHA domain-containing protein; protein product: MPIVTPSSRIPPMPLSRFQPIRLTIVAGHGEALPNQPGALFDAAGGSIGRAADNHLVLADDDDDATIARHHARLTVDGNAWLLANTSEHAAIAVNGKLVAPRERTALRAGDIVNIGAYVLRAEAASAEPAWDQHEGFARNAQPSAAHATDTFNPLRYDATPTRDASNDRPLDHAQFTPLHDLLDTPLDPLALFGAPASDWPGSRWNDTAWHDPSATDLFDDLGSTPGTGFESPPIANASGHAIRDDVPEFDGHLHLPIAAHPSPVSSETSASTVAAEIAAASSAAMSTANANAHTADYANPFARLHDTMAPVVRVAVTVPDYSGKSPRRVAHQPGTLNKTGNAPPASSPPLPPPPPPAALVQAFLEGAGIAPSAEAAAEAGLTPKLMHTLGALVRALRQPDSPN
- a CDS encoding type II secretion system F family protein, with the translated sequence MSTVAVPLRPPALDLRFKWRGVDAQGTHKHGALIAADASAARALLNRRGNLFIVELRAHGPAPRPKARTADVTQFTRQLASLLRAGLPLASALDLLAQTDDARQPGMARIVGALARDIASGQRFSAALQRHGAQFSAFYCQLVEVGEAAGALPTVLARLADDRERAAAQRAKVRAALTYPGAILLLAMMITIALLVWVVPTFKQIFDGFGASLPAPTRFVLALSAGAARWSIPGIIALFVVAWSVTFLLRRSEAARIRFARVALTIPVAGPLLGSLCAARWSRALGTLLTAGTPLADAFGSLTHATGNAYFDHATRQIGDRLRRGERLAAAMRAARCFAPEIVQPIAVAEESGALDAMLIDVASLSDRQVDEKIATLASLCEPLVIVVLGALVGGLVIAMYLPIIQLGNVV
- a CDS encoding HlyC/CorC family transporter, translating into MEQLPLWAQIGAVCLLLICSSFFSISETAMMAINRHRLKHLANQNTLGAKTTQTLLARTDQLLSVVLIGNNLFNTIIPVLTTSIALHTFGHNNLVLSIATGIVAFLIIVFAEITPKIVGATFPEKIALPASLLIAPMMRVAKPLVWFVNLFANSILRVLHINTKGAHDQRLSTEELRTIVLESGSFMPTKHRSILLNLFDLENISVDDVMIPRRRIEALDFDAPFEQILHQLETCYHNKLIVYQGDIDRVLGVLHVRKTLAALHNQELERETLRELLAEPYFVPSGTPVFQQLQYFQESRHRTALVVNEYGELQGLVTPEDIIEELIGEFTTSIPRSASTRGGWNDSGECIVAGSMPLRELNRWLQLTLPTDGPKTLNGLILEILEDIPDGDVCVQIGDVKLEVMRSDDQAIRTVKLFKPPVRGSTKAVRPTRH